From the genome of Patescibacteria group bacterium, one region includes:
- a CDS encoding porin, translating into MKKSLVALAVLAASGASFAQSSVTVYGIVDMWVGSLDNGTTSTTLLNSGGVSANRWGLKGSEDLGGGLKANFNLEQGFNSDTGAAATANSAFSRQSWVGFSGGFGEVRVGRTTTPFDDVSGVANALFDSDLSPMYGVGAPNGVFASATYVARPNNTIFYQAPDFGGFSGAISYSLDESVAAAPNVTSMNLTYAAGPVAVQLGYQTEDIVNTVGLPDDYSVVRLGGSYDFGTFKLMANYGQATSIGNQSGFDATDYQIGADIPVGSALVVSVSYAKSDDSNPAAFAAAEQSREGYGIAAAYNLSKRTFLYGGYQAATTSQAGVADVDSSLFAVGINHRF; encoded by the coding sequence ATGAAGAAAAGTCTAGTTGCTCTGGCAGTGCTCGCTGCCTCTGGCGCTTCTTTCGCGCAATCGTCTGTGACCGTATACGGCATTGTTGACATGTGGGTTGGCTCGCTCGATAACGGCACGACCTCCACAACGCTTTTGAATAGCGGTGGTGTGAGCGCCAATCGTTGGGGCCTGAAAGGTTCTGAAGATTTGGGCGGTGGTTTGAAGGCCAATTTCAACTTGGAACAAGGTTTTAACTCAGATACTGGCGCTGCCGCGACTGCGAACAGCGCTTTCTCTCGTCAGTCCTGGGTTGGTTTTTCGGGTGGTTTCGGTGAAGTGCGCGTTGGTCGTACAACGACACCGTTTGATGACGTGAGTGGTGTAGCTAATGCGCTTTTTGACTCCGATTTGTCGCCGATGTACGGTGTAGGCGCCCCTAATGGTGTTTTTGCCAGCGCCACCTATGTTGCGCGTCCGAACAACACTATTTTCTACCAAGCGCCTGATTTTGGTGGTTTCAGTGGTGCCATCAGCTATAGTCTGGACGAGAGCGTCGCGGCTGCTCCAAATGTGACTTCTATGAATCTCACTTACGCTGCGGGTCCTGTGGCCGTCCAGTTGGGCTACCAAACCGAAGACATTGTCAACACAGTTGGGCTGCCTGATGACTACAGCGTGGTGCGTTTGGGTGGTTCGTATGACTTCGGCACTTTCAAGTTGATGGCTAATTACGGTCAAGCAACGAGCATCGGCAACCAATCTGGTTTCGACGCTACCGATTACCAAATTGGTGCAGATATTCCGGTTGGCTCCGCCCTTGTGGTGTCTGTGAGCTACGCCAAGTCAGACGACAGCAATCCTGCTGCTTTTGCTGCTGCCGAACAGTCGCGTGAAGGTTATGGCATTGCCGCAGCCTACAACTTGTCCAAGCGCACCTTCTTGTACGGCGGTTACCAAGCGGCCACCACAAGTCAAGCCGGTGTCGCTGACGTTGACTCCAGTCTGTTCGCAGTGGGCATCAACCACCGCTTCTGA
- a CDS encoding porin — protein MSATNTHALNLSTRPQQGRHLYKLLLCFSGKKRRFRRAIATDCNTAGQFCGPTKPASTGAWFSFGNQSDRTHHPVSLFAPIKGLPLQSNSLNWCRINKQNGRSFLFLSTTPLIMTHSISTSKNAVLRQVCLASALCCAGLAQAQTAPGVTLYGLVDVGVTSVSGLKSGTVTQVASGIMEGSRWGIKGNEDLGGGYKAIFTLEARVEADTGGNSSRPISGNQISDRFSNAALLGLPTAYQPFVNGVVGAAGVAGTLLNEYGVNVGASGGSLFDRQAYVGLITPFGGVLAGRMYTPAFETNAAYDIMETQSGLSAGQIAAFPVILEIRRSNALQYRFVKDGISGSFMYALGEVVGNADKSRMLGVNANYKTGDFSVGFGYNTANNELGQTSLTTSVLGASMNFGSDKLTGMLVKISDDNPSSLSGIATALTPAATAALGPVAGPVVAGQVQAAYINAFKQDGTLFHIGYR, from the coding sequence ATGAGTGCAACAAACACCCACGCCCTGAATTTAAGCACGAGACCACAGCAAGGCAGACACCTCTACAAGTTACTTTTGTGTTTCAGCGGCAAAAAGAGGCGTTTTCGTCGTGCAATTGCAACAGATTGCAACACCGCCGGGCAGTTTTGCGGACCGACCAAGCCAGCATCAACCGGCGCTTGGTTTTCCTTTGGAAATCAATCAGATAGAACGCACCACCCTGTGTCGCTTTTTGCACCAATTAAGGGATTACCCTTGCAGTCAAATAGTCTTAACTGGTGCAGAATTAACAAACAGAACGGTCGTTCTTTTTTGTTTTTATCAACCACCCCACTCATCATGACTCATTCAATTTCCACCTCCAAAAACGCAGTATTGCGCCAAGTGTGCCTGGCCAGCGCCCTGTGTTGCGCTGGCTTGGCGCAAGCCCAAACCGCGCCCGGCGTCACGCTGTATGGCTTGGTCGACGTCGGCGTCACGTCGGTGTCCGGACTCAAAAGCGGCACGGTGACGCAGGTCGCCAGCGGCATCATGGAAGGTTCGCGTTGGGGCATCAAGGGCAATGAGGACTTGGGTGGCGGTTACAAAGCGATCTTTACGCTGGAAGCGCGGGTCGAGGCAGATACCGGCGGCAACAGCAGTCGACCAATTTCTGGCAACCAAATCTCAGATCGTTTTTCGAATGCTGCCCTTTTAGGCTTACCTACGGCCTATCAGCCTTTCGTCAATGGCGTCGTTGGTGCTGCCGGCGTTGCGGGGACACTTCTGAACGAATACGGTGTGAACGTCGGTGCCAGTGGCGGCAGCTTATTTGACCGACAAGCTTATGTTGGTTTAATTACGCCTTTTGGCGGTGTTTTGGCAGGGCGCATGTACACGCCTGCATTTGAGACCAATGCGGCTTACGACATCATGGAGACACAATCGGGCTTGTCGGCAGGTCAAATTGCTGCTTTTCCTGTAATACTTGAAATTCGTAGATCGAACGCATTGCAATATCGATTTGTAAAGGACGGCATTTCAGGCTCATTCATGTACGCCCTAGGGGAGGTGGTGGGCAACGCTGACAAGTCTCGCATGTTGGGGGTGAATGCAAACTACAAGACTGGGGACTTCTCGGTTGGTTTTGGCTACAACACTGCTAATAACGAGCTGGGGCAAACGTCGTTAACCACATCCGTACTTGGTGCTTCAATGAATTTTGGCAGTGATAAATTGACTGGCATGCTGGTCAAAATTTCTGATGACAATCCCAGCAGTTTGTCCGGCATAGCAACAGCTCTAACACCGGCTGCGACGGCTGCTCTTGGTCCAGTTGCAGGTCCAGTTGTCGCAGGGCAGGTTCAAGCTGCTTACATCAACGCCTTTAAACAGGACGGCACGTTGTTCCACATTGGCTACCGC